TACTCATTCCTTCTCCGGTTCCAATAAATTTAATTGGTAATTTTGTTAAATGGGTAATTGATAAGGCTGCTCCCCCACGGGCATCACCATCTAATTTTGTAACAACAACTCCGGTTAGTTTTAACAAGTCATCAAATTTTTCAGCAACATTAATAATATCTTGCCCAGTCATTCCATCAACAACAATTAAAATTTCATCCGGACTAACTGTTTTTTTAATTTCTTTTAACTCGGTCATTAATTCGTCATCAATATGCAAACGACCTGCGGTATCTAATAAAATAACATCATTTTTATTAGTTTTGGCATATTCAATTGCTTGCTGAGCAGTTAATACCGGGTTTTGTGTTCCTTTTTCAAAAACATCAATGTTTAAATTTTTTCCTAATGTTTTTAACTGATCAATGGCAGCCGGACGATAAATATCACAAGCTACTAATAATGGTTTTTTATGATATTTTTTTTCTAATAATTTTGAAATTTTTCCGGTTGTTGTTGTTTTCCCACTTCCTTGTAAACCAACCATCATAATAATTGTTGGTTTTGAAGTTAAAGAAATTTCTTTGACAGTTTTTCCAAAAATATTTACTAACTCTTCATGGACAATTTTAATCATCATTTGGGAAGCATTTAAACCTTCACTAATATATTCGCCTTTAGCTTTTTGTTCAACATTTTTAATAAAATCTTTCACAACTTCATTATTAACATCCGCCTCTAATAATGCCAAACGAATCTCACGTAAAGTTTCTTTAACAGTTTCTTCTGTTAATGTTGATTTTTTTAAATTTTTTTCAATTGATTTCTTCAATTTCCCAGCTAAAAAGTCACCAATCATGTTTTCAACTCCTCTAGTATTTTTAATGTAATCAAACTCTTTATAATTATACATAAAACAATGGAATTTCAAATCTTTTTAAAGATATTTTAAATAGTAGATTAAGGATAAAAAAATAATCTGACTAAAGATTTAATCAGACTATTTTTTTTAATTTATTTATTAAAAATAAAAGAAAAAATTATTATTTAAGTTAATAATTTTTTCTAAATTACGG
The sequence above is drawn from the Spiroplasma eriocheiris genome and encodes:
- the ffh gene encoding signal recognition particle protein codes for the protein MIGDFLAGKLKKSIEKNLKKSTLTEETVKETLREIRLALLEADVNNEVVKDFIKNVEQKAKGEYISEGLNASQMMIKIVHEELVNIFGKTVKEISLTSKPTIIMMVGLQGSGKTTTTGKISKLLEKKYHKKPLLVACDIYRPAAIDQLKTLGKNLNIDVFEKGTQNPVLTAQQAIEYAKTNKNDVILLDTAGRLHIDDELMTELKEIKKTVSPDEILIVVDGMTGQDIINVAEKFDDLLKLTGVVVTKLDGDARGGAALSITHLTKLPIKFIGTGEGMSNLQIFYPDRLADRILGMGDVQTLFEKAKDVLDERDIKKTMNRMMMGQFDLQDLLNQMRQLSKMGKMGGIMKLIPGMPKISEEKIIEAERKLKVTEVLLSSMTVKERREPRLLKHISRKTRIIKGSGRSEKEYNELINQFEKTKKQVDEMAKQIKSGRMPTKGFGGFGGFN